One Paenibacillus sp. FSL W8-0186 genomic window carries:
- a CDS encoding endonuclease Q family protein — protein sequence MSSSLGAYYADLHVHIGRTNAGNPVKISGSRNLTFGNIAKEAEERKGISLIGIIDCHSPGVQRDIDDYLQAGEMKELQEGGIAYGGTTILLGSELEIREPGMGPAHLLVFYPSLEQMKSFTKWLDKHMKNVHLSSQRVYVPARELQKEVYDRGGMVIPAHIFTPHRSIYGSCAPRMAEVMDLELVSAVELGLSADTEMAGLLSELDPYPILTNSDAHSLGKIGREYNELRMARPNYCEFQKALGMKEGRRIAANYGLNPRLGKYHRTFCGGCSYIIDEAEAAVERCPYCGSAKLVRGVQDRIRSIADRSEPAVPAHRPPYHYQVPLEFIPGLGPAKFEALLRAFGTEMNILHRVSEQELAGVVGGDLAGSIAAARDGRLALTSGGGGTYGKVDTAKGFGE from the coding sequence ATGAGCAGTTCTTTAGGGGCGTATTATGCCGATCTTCACGTGCATATTGGGCGGACAAACGCGGGAAATCCGGTTAAAATCAGCGGCAGCCGGAATTTGACGTTTGGCAATATCGCCAAGGAAGCAGAGGAGCGCAAAGGGATCTCTCTCATTGGAATCATCGACTGCCATTCTCCCGGCGTGCAGAGGGATATCGATGATTATTTGCAGGCCGGGGAGATGAAGGAACTTCAGGAGGGCGGAATTGCCTACGGCGGAACGACGATCCTGCTCGGCAGCGAGCTGGAAATCCGCGAGCCGGGGATGGGACCGGCCCATTTGCTTGTATTTTACCCCAGCCTGGAGCAAATGAAGTCCTTCACAAAATGGCTGGATAAGCACATGAAGAACGTACATTTGAGCTCGCAGCGTGTCTACGTTCCCGCTCGGGAGCTGCAGAAAGAGGTCTATGACCGGGGCGGCATGGTTATTCCGGCACATATTTTCACGCCCCACCGCAGCATTTACGGAAGCTGTGCCCCGCGAATGGCGGAGGTGATGGACCTCGAGCTGGTCAGTGCTGTTGAGCTTGGCTTGAGCGCGGATACCGAGATGGCTGGCTTGCTTAGCGAGCTTGACCCTTACCCGATTCTGACGAATTCGGACGCCCATTCCTTAGGGAAGATCGGCAGGGAATACAATGAGCTGCGGATGGCCCGGCCGAATTACTGCGAATTTCAGAAGGCGCTTGGCATGAAGGAAGGCAGACGAATTGCCGCCAATTACGGCTTGAATCCGCGGCTCGGCAAGTATCACCGGACATTTTGCGGCGGCTGCAGCTATATCATCGATGAGGCAGAAGCCGCTGTTGAACGCTGCCCGTATTGCGGCTCGGCCAAGCTCGTTCGGGGCGTGCAGGATCGCATCCGCTCGATTGCCGACCGATCTGAACCTGCCGTACCTGCGCACCGGCCTCCGTATCATTACCAGGTGCCGCTTGAGTTCATTCCGGGTCTTGGACCTGCGAAATTTGAAGCGCTGCTCCGGGCCTTTGGAACGGAGATGAATATTTTGCACCGGGTTTCCGAGCAAGAGCTGGCGGGGGTAGTCGGCGGGGATCTGGCCGGGAGTATCGCCGCTGCACGTGATGGACGGCTCGCCCTAACCTCGGGCGGCGGAGGGACGTACGGCAAAGTCGACACGGCGAAAGGTTTTGGCGAATAG
- a CDS encoding NUDIX hydrolase: MTSSNDKLKETTVSTEHIFTGKVISLQVDTVQLPDGTEGKREIVKHPGAVAVLAVHEGRLLLVDQYRQALGRCELEIPAGKLEHGEDPMEAARRELEEETGYRCSRLSLLHSFYTSPGFADELIHLYLAEDLKAGNASPDEDEFLEIIEATFAETQQYIAEGRISDAKTILAAYIWQQKMAGDHANKGA, translated from the coding sequence ATGACATCATCAAACGATAAATTAAAAGAAACCACCGTATCTACGGAGCATATTTTTACAGGGAAAGTGATCTCGCTGCAGGTAGATACCGTACAGCTGCCAGACGGGACGGAAGGGAAACGCGAAATTGTCAAACATCCCGGCGCTGTAGCGGTACTCGCCGTCCATGAAGGACGGCTGCTGCTCGTCGACCAGTATCGCCAAGCGCTGGGGCGCTGCGAGCTGGAGATTCCCGCCGGCAAGCTGGAGCATGGCGAAGATCCGATGGAGGCGGCAAGACGCGAGCTGGAGGAAGAGACAGGCTATCGCTGCAGCAGGCTTTCCCTGCTGCATTCCTTCTACACGTCGCCAGGATTCGCGGATGAGCTTATCCATCTGTATTTGGCGGAGGATCTGAAGGCAGGCAATGCCTCGCCAGACGAGGATGAATTTCTGGAAATCATTGAAGCTACGTTCGCGGAAACACAGCAATACATCGCGGAAGGCCGAATTTCCGATGCGAAGACGATTTTGGCCGCATATATTTGGCAGCAAAAAATGGCCGGCGATCATGCCAATAAGGGTGCGTAG
- the mciZ gene encoding Z-ring formation inhibitor MciZ, whose translation MKSYISDNSLRAQGKAWQIRILLNQWQKQSGPACKVMDLIASRQQLNPKVSGRE comes from the coding sequence ATGAAGAGCTATATCTCGGACAATTCTCTTCGCGCGCAGGGCAAAGCCTGGCAAATCCGCATCCTGCTTAACCAATGGCAAAAACAATCCGGTCCAGCATGCAAAGTAATGGATCTTATCGCTTCGCGGCAGCAATTGAACCCGAAGGTGAGCGGCCGTGAATAG
- a CDS encoding M20/M25/M40 family metallo-hydrolase — MINKDRIIAQFVELVQIDSETKDERNIADYLKTKFAELGLHVVEDDSMKRTGHGAGNIVATLQARPGVQAQPFLFTCHMDTVAPGKGIKPVIGEDGWIRSDGTTILGADDKAGLAALLEIIQVLQERQLPHGKIQFVITAGEESGLLGARAMDRSLLDSRFGFAIDSNGEVGSICVGAPTQARIEIEIFGKSAHAGVNPEDGISAIQVAGKAIARMKLGRIDEETTANIGKFEGGGPTNVVTDYAKLYAEARSLSREKVDKQLALMKEAVDTACSDFGARGEFRSDIIYPGFHLGAQDAVVQLAKRAAGKLGLSGRTFTSGGGSDANIMNGFGVPTVNLAVGYEEIHTTNERIKADDIVKIAEYALEIVAQTVNS; from the coding sequence GTGATTAACAAGGACAGAATCATCGCACAATTTGTGGAATTAGTGCAAATCGACAGCGAGACGAAGGACGAACGGAATATTGCCGATTATTTGAAAACGAAATTTGCGGAGCTAGGACTGCATGTGGTGGAAGACGACTCCATGAAACGGACCGGACACGGCGCCGGCAACATCGTGGCAACATTGCAGGCAAGACCAGGCGTTCAAGCACAGCCATTCCTGTTCACCTGCCATATGGACACCGTGGCGCCGGGCAAAGGCATCAAACCTGTCATTGGCGAGGACGGCTGGATACGCAGTGATGGAACAACGATTCTTGGCGCCGATGACAAAGCAGGACTGGCCGCGCTGCTTGAGATCATTCAAGTGCTGCAGGAGCGGCAGCTGCCGCACGGAAAGATCCAGTTTGTCATTACCGCTGGAGAAGAGTCTGGATTGCTTGGCGCCAGAGCTATGGATCGCAGCTTGCTGGACTCCCGCTTCGGCTTTGCAATCGATTCGAACGGAGAAGTAGGTTCAATCTGTGTGGGGGCGCCAACCCAGGCGCGCATCGAGATTGAAATATTCGGCAAATCCGCGCATGCCGGCGTTAATCCGGAGGATGGAATCAGTGCGATCCAGGTCGCCGGCAAGGCGATTGCCCGCATGAAGCTGGGGCGCATTGACGAAGAAACGACGGCCAACATCGGCAAATTCGAAGGCGGCGGACCAACGAATGTCGTTACTGATTACGCGAAGCTGTATGCCGAAGCACGCAGCCTGTCGCGGGAAAAGGTGGATAAGCAGCTGGCGCTGATGAAGGAAGCCGTCGATACGGCCTGCAGTGATTTCGGAGCCAGAGGGGAGTTTAGAAGCGATATTATTTATCCCGGGTTCCATCTTGGAGCACAGGATGCCGTTGTCCAGTTGGCCAAACGGGCTGCAGGCAAGCTGGGGCTTTCCGGTAGAACCTTTACCTCCGGCGGGGGCAGCGACGCTAATATCATGAACGGATTCGGCGTTCCTACGGTTAATCTTGCAGTAGGATACGAGGAGATTCATACAACAAATGAGCGAATTAAGGCCGATGACATTGTGAAAATCGCCGAATACGCGCTGGAGATCGTTGCGCAAACGGTAAATTCATAA
- the prli42 gene encoding stressosome-associated protein Prli42 produces MMQKKWFKVVVYLMLFAMIGSTLLALLEPLLFR; encoded by the coding sequence ATGATGCAAAAAAAATGGTTCAAAGTCGTCGTTTATCTTATGCTATTCGCAATGATCGGTTCTACGCTGCTTGCGCTGCTCGAACCGCTGCTGTTCCGCTAG
- the lipB gene encoding lipoyl(octanoyl) transferase LipB has product MTNSLEVRYFPMMEYGEAWNRQKEIVKAIDEGQQQGHLLLLQHPPTYTIGSSRHPEHLLLSPEQLKERGISLFEIDRGGDITYHGPGQLVGYPLLWLDGNLGIDLHGYLRDIEQVIINYLARYGISGSRKQGYTGVWVGDVKIAAIGVKFNKCRRRKGFITSHGFAFNVKSGIQEDGFRGIIPCGIQEYGVTSLEDITGLAFSVEQVAREILPYFNEVFQISEYKEHWES; this is encoded by the coding sequence ATGACGAATTCCTTGGAAGTCAGATATTTCCCGATGATGGAATACGGAGAGGCCTGGAATAGGCAAAAAGAGATCGTGAAGGCCATCGACGAAGGACAGCAGCAGGGGCACCTGCTGCTTCTTCAGCATCCGCCAACGTATACGATCGGCTCTTCGCGCCATCCGGAGCATTTGCTGCTCAGCCCCGAGCAGCTGAAGGAACGAGGAATTTCCCTGTTTGAAATCGATCGGGGGGGAGATATTACATACCATGGACCGGGCCAGCTCGTCGGCTACCCGCTGCTTTGGCTGGATGGAAATCTGGGGATCGATCTGCACGGATATCTTCGGGATATCGAGCAGGTCATCATAAACTACTTAGCGCGGTATGGCATTTCTGGCTCGCGAAAGCAGGGCTATACCGGGGTATGGGTAGGAGATGTTAAAATTGCCGCCATTGGCGTGAAATTCAATAAATGCCGCCGGAGAAAAGGATTTATCACAAGCCACGGCTTTGCCTTCAACGTCAAATCCGGGATTCAGGAGGATGGCTTTCGCGGCATCATCCCCTGCGGCATTCAGGAATATGGCGTGACCTCGTTGGAGGACATAACCGGGCTGGCCTTCTCCGTAGAGCAGGTGGCCCGTGAAATATTGCCTTATTTCAATGAAGTGTTTCAAATCTCCGAGTACAAGGAGCACTGGGAGTCATAA
- a CDS encoding dihydrolipoamide acetyltransferase family protein, with protein MSSNRTLQDVVMPQLAESLVSATIGKWLKKPGDPVEQYEPICEVITDKVNAEIPSTLDGVMGELLAEEGQEIEVGAVICRIETAGGVEASAATGVDSPVASAGQTDAATAAHGDQSQRSRYSPAVQTLAQEHGLDLRAISGTGLGGRITRKDVLNYLENYKGSGAAAASVAQSSYQAPQPAQSATSPAAPVSTPAPPAEFNNAAAEQVRNSGLHLSETPKIPTIEVEGGDRSEYFIDVTPIRNTIATRMRQSVSEIPHGWMMIEVDVTNLVQLRNKLKDEFRKREGVNLTYLAFLLKAVVSAIKDYPIMNSVWAVDKIIVKRDINISLAVGTEDSVMTPVIKKADQKNIAGLAREIEELATKVRAGKLKLDDMQGGTFTVNNTGSFGSILTQPIINYPQAAILTFESIVKKPVVINDMIAVRSMANLCLSLDHRILDGVICGRFMQRVKDNMESYSLDTQVY; from the coding sequence ATGTCATCAAATAGAACATTGCAGGATGTCGTAATGCCACAGCTTGCGGAATCGCTCGTATCGGCAACGATCGGCAAATGGCTGAAGAAGCCGGGAGATCCCGTCGAGCAGTACGAGCCGATTTGCGAGGTTATTACCGATAAGGTGAATGCTGAAATTCCGTCCACCTTAGACGGGGTCATGGGCGAGCTGCTAGCGGAAGAAGGGCAGGAAATCGAAGTAGGGGCTGTCATTTGCCGGATTGAAACGGCTGGCGGTGTAGAGGCTAGTGCCGCGACTGGCGTTGATTCCCCGGTAGCTTCTGCTGGACAGACGGATGCAGCCACTGCTGCGCACGGCGATCAGTCTCAGCGGAGCCGTTATTCCCCGGCCGTCCAGACGCTGGCACAGGAGCACGGGCTAGACCTGCGGGCGATTTCTGGAACGGGCCTAGGCGGCCGCATTACCCGCAAGGACGTGTTGAATTACCTGGAGAATTACAAAGGAAGCGGCGCGGCAGCAGCTTCCGTGGCACAGAGCAGTTACCAGGCGCCCCAGCCTGCGCAGTCAGCCACCTCTCCGGCAGCGCCAGTCTCCACGCCAGCCCCGCCGGCTGAGTTTAATAATGCGGCAGCGGAGCAGGTACGCAATTCTGGCCTGCATCTTTCAGAGACGCCGAAAATACCGACGATTGAGGTGGAGGGTGGCGACCGGTCGGAGTATTTCATCGATGTGACGCCGATCCGGAATACCATTGCTACGCGTATGCGGCAAAGTGTGTCGGAAATTCCGCACGGCTGGATGATGATTGAGGTGGATGTGACCAACTTAGTACAGCTTCGCAATAAGCTGAAGGACGAATTCAGGAAAAGAGAAGGCGTTAACCTGACTTATCTCGCATTCCTGCTCAAAGCGGTTGTCAGTGCCATCAAGGATTATCCGATCATGAACTCTGTGTGGGCGGTCGATAAAATTATCGTCAAGCGCGATATCAACATCTCGCTCGCCGTCGGCACAGAGGATTCTGTAATGACGCCTGTCATCAAGAAGGCGGACCAGAAGAACATTGCCGGCTTGGCCAGAGAAATCGAAGAATTGGCGACGAAGGTAAGAGCGGGCAAGCTCAAGCTGGATGATATGCAGGGCGGAACGTTTACCGTCAATAATACCGGATCGTTTGGTTCTATTTTGACTCAGCCGATCATCAACTATCCGCAAGCGGCGATTCTGACGTTCGAATCGATCGTGAAGAAGCCCGTCGTGATTAATGATATGATTGCCGTCCGCTCCATGGCGAATTTGTGTCTGTCCCTGGATCATCGTATACTGGATGGGGTGATCTGCGGACGTTTCATGCAGCGCGTTAAAGACAATATGGAGAGTTATTCCCTAGATACGCAGGTATACTAA
- a CDS encoding alpha-ketoacid dehydrogenase subunit beta produces MPVMEYIDAIRLAMKEEMELDDNVFVLGEDVGVKGGVFTTTKGLQEQFGELRVLDTPLSESAIAGVAIGAAMYGMKPIAEMQYSDFMLPATNQIISEAAKIRYRSNNDWSCPVVIRAPIGGGIFGGLYHSQCTESIFFGTPGLKIVAPYSAYDAKGLLKAAVRDPDPVLFFENKKCYKLIKEDVPEDDYIVPLGKANVLREGNDITVIGYSLPLHFAMQAAEELAAEQGVSAHILDLRTLQPLDREAIIEAARKTGKVLIVHEDNKTGGVGAEVSAIIAEECLFELDAPIARLCGPDVPAMPISPPMEKFFMLSKDKVKEAMLQLALY; encoded by the coding sequence ATGCCGGTAATGGAGTATATCGACGCTATTCGTCTTGCCATGAAGGAAGAGATGGAGCTTGACGACAACGTATTCGTATTAGGGGAGGACGTTGGTGTAAAAGGCGGGGTATTCACGACGACGAAAGGGCTTCAGGAGCAATTTGGCGAGCTGCGTGTGCTCGATACGCCGTTGTCCGAATCTGCGATAGCCGGGGTGGCCATTGGGGCCGCGATGTATGGAATGAAGCCAATCGCTGAAATGCAATATTCCGACTTCATGCTGCCAGCGACGAATCAAATCATCAGCGAAGCGGCTAAAATCCGCTACCGCTCCAACAACGACTGGAGCTGCCCTGTCGTCATTCGCGCGCCGATCGGCGGCGGGATCTTCGGGGGACTGTATCATTCTCAGTGCACGGAATCGATCTTCTTCGGAACACCAGGACTGAAAATCGTCGCTCCTTATTCGGCATACGATGCCAAGGGGCTGCTAAAGGCCGCGGTTCGCGATCCTGATCCCGTCTTGTTCTTCGAGAACAAGAAATGCTACAAGCTGATCAAGGAAGACGTACCAGAGGATGATTATATCGTCCCGCTCGGCAAGGCGAACGTACTTCGGGAAGGTAACGACATTACCGTAATCGGGTACAGCTTGCCTCTGCATTTCGCGATGCAGGCCGCAGAAGAGCTCGCAGCAGAGCAGGGAGTTAGCGCCCATATCTTGGATTTGCGGACGCTGCAGCCGCTTGATCGCGAAGCGATTATCGAAGCGGCACGCAAGACCGGGAAAGTGTTAATCGTGCATGAAGACAATAAAACCGGCGGAGTTGGAGCAGAGGTATCAGCGATCATTGCGGAGGAATGCTTGTTCGAGCTGGACGCGCCGATCGCACGGCTGTGCGGGCCTGATGTACCGGCCATGCCGATCAGCCCGCCGATGGAGAAGTTCTTTATGCTCAGCAAAGATAAGGTCAAGGAAGCCATGCTTCAATTGGCTCTGTATTAA
- a CDS encoding thiamine pyrophosphate-dependent dehydrogenase E1 component subunit alpha, with product MNAKVSTKTQPKHEQLGLTDAEVVDMYKYMLLARKFDERNLLLQRAGKINFHVSGIGQETAQVAAAFALNREQDYFLPYYRDYGFVLSVGMTLEELMLSAFAKADDPNSGGRQMPGHFGCKRLRIVTGSSPVTTQVPHAVGIALAAKMQKKEFVSFVTFGEGSSNQGDFHEGLNFAGVQKLPVIFMCENNQYAISVPVKKQLGGKVSDRAQGYGFPGIRVDGNDALEVYRVVKEARERALRGEGPTLIEAMMYRLSPHSTSDNDLVYRTKEEVEENWKKDGIPKMKSYLIENGLWTEEQDEALVKDIQAQLKAAIERAENAPFPKPEDTLLHVYADSEGEE from the coding sequence ATGAACGCAAAAGTATCAACGAAGACACAGCCCAAGCATGAGCAACTCGGATTGACGGATGCCGAAGTAGTGGACATGTACAAATATATGCTGCTCGCGCGCAAGTTTGACGAGCGTAATTTGCTGCTGCAGCGAGCGGGCAAAATCAACTTCCACGTCTCCGGTATCGGACAGGAGACCGCGCAGGTAGCAGCGGCTTTTGCCTTAAATCGCGAGCAGGATTATTTCCTGCCCTATTATCGCGACTACGGCTTCGTCCTGTCGGTAGGCATGACACTGGAAGAATTAATGCTGTCCGCCTTTGCCAAAGCGGATGACCCGAACAGCGGGGGCCGCCAAATGCCAGGACATTTCGGCTGCAAGCGACTTCGGATCGTCACAGGCTCCAGCCCGGTGACGACCCAGGTTCCGCATGCCGTAGGCATTGCTCTTGCTGCTAAAATGCAGAAGAAGGAGTTCGTATCCTTCGTTACCTTTGGGGAAGGCTCCAGCAATCAGGGAGATTTCCACGAGGGACTGAACTTTGCCGGTGTGCAGAAGCTGCCGGTCATTTTCATGTGCGAGAACAACCAGTACGCTATCTCCGTTCCGGTGAAGAAGCAGCTCGGCGGTAAAGTCAGCGACCGGGCGCAAGGTTACGGCTTCCCGGGCATTCGCGTTGACGGCAATGATGCCCTTGAGGTGTACCGTGTCGTGAAGGAAGCGCGCGAGCGTGCGCTTCGCGGCGAGGGGCCGACGCTGATCGAAGCGATGATGTACCGTCTGTCGCCACATTCCACCTCGGATAACGACCTCGTGTACCGTACGAAGGAAGAGGTTGAGGAGAATTGGAAGAAGGACGGCATACCGAAAATGAAGAGCTATCTTATCGAGAACGGGCTTTGGACGGAAGAGCAGGATGAAGCCCTCGTGAAAGACATTCAGGCGCAATTGAAGGCAGCGATTGAACGGGCGGAGAACGCGCCGTTTCCGAAGCCGGAGGATACGCTGCTGCATGTGTACGCGGATAGCGAAGGGGAGGAATAA
- the lpdA gene encoding dihydrolipoyl dehydrogenase: protein MTITCDVAVLGGGTGGYVAAIRAAQLGKQVVIIEQDKLGGTCLHRGCIPSKALLRSAELYAQMKDSLSYGIETSGLSLVFPKVQQRKQGIVDQLHKGVQYLMRKHKIQVIHGKGRVIGPSIFSPKSGAVAVELHDGDMETIVPTHLILATGSRPRVLAGLEPDGKHVLSSDEALLLEELPASIIIVGGGVIGVEWASLLHDFGVNVTVVEAAAQLLPNEDEEVARELQKQLERRGIEILTGCKVQAETVEKDNTGIAITAVQDSNEVRLQADKLLVSIGRQANVENIGLENTDIALHQGYIRVNESMQTTEPHIYAIGDCIGGLQLAHAASHEGLVAVHHLAGEPSHGYDVRHVPRCVYTRPEVASVGLNEKEAKEQGIDIKIGRVPFSAIGKALVHGEKEGFVKVIADRKSNDIVGVQMIGAHVTELISQAALAQVLDATPWEIGQTVFAHPSLAEILGEAALAVDGNAVGI from the coding sequence ATGACGATTACATGTGATGTAGCAGTGTTAGGCGGCGGGACCGGCGGTTATGTCGCGGCAATTCGCGCTGCCCAGCTCGGCAAGCAAGTGGTGATCATCGAGCAGGACAAGCTGGGAGGAACGTGCTTACACCGGGGCTGCATTCCGAGCAAGGCGCTGCTGCGCAGTGCCGAGCTGTACGCGCAAATGAAGGACAGCCTTAGCTATGGCATTGAGACGAGCGGGTTATCCCTTGTTTTTCCGAAGGTGCAGCAAAGAAAGCAGGGCATCGTAGATCAGCTTCATAAAGGCGTTCAATATTTGATGCGTAAACATAAAATCCAGGTCATTCATGGAAAAGGGAGAGTGATCGGACCATCGATCTTCTCGCCGAAGAGCGGAGCCGTTGCAGTCGAGCTGCATGACGGAGATATGGAGACGATCGTGCCGACTCACCTGATCCTTGCGACAGGTTCGAGGCCGCGTGTTCTTGCAGGGCTGGAGCCCGACGGCAAGCACGTACTTAGCAGCGATGAGGCCTTGCTGCTCGAGGAGCTGCCGGCTTCAATAATTATCGTCGGGGGCGGTGTAATCGGCGTGGAATGGGCTTCGTTGCTCCATGATTTTGGGGTCAACGTCACAGTGGTCGAGGCAGCTGCACAGCTTCTTCCCAACGAGGATGAAGAGGTTGCACGCGAGCTGCAGAAGCAGTTGGAGCGCCGGGGAATCGAAATTCTTACTGGCTGCAAGGTACAAGCGGAAACCGTAGAGAAAGACAATACCGGTATCGCAATTACTGCTGTACAAGATAGCAATGAGGTCCGCCTGCAGGCAGACAAGCTGCTTGTTTCGATCGGGCGTCAGGCGAATGTCGAGAACATCGGCCTTGAAAATACCGATATCGCCCTGCATCAAGGCTATATCCGGGTAAACGAGTCGATGCAAACGACGGAGCCGCATATTTACGCGATCGGCGATTGCATCGGCGGTCTGCAGCTCGCCCATGCGGCAAGCCATGAAGGGCTGGTGGCGGTGCATCATCTTGCGGGAGAGCCGTCCCATGGGTACGATGTCCGACATGTGCCCCGCTGCGTATACACTCGTCCTGAGGTAGCTTCCGTCGGTTTGAACGAGAAGGAAGCGAAGGAGCAGGGCATTGACATCAAGATTGGCAGAGTACCGTTTTCCGCCATTGGCAAAGCCCTTGTACACGGGGAGAAGGAAGGGTTCGTGAAGGTGATCGCTGACCGTAAAAGCAACGACATCGTTGGAGTGCAAATGATTGGCGCCCATGTTACCGAACTGATTAGTCAAGCCGCACTTGCCCAGGTGCTGGATGCGACTCCATGGGAGATCGGCCAGACCGTTTTTGCGCACCCTTCGCTGGCCGAAATTCTTGGCGAAGCAGCATTGGCCGTGGACGGCAATGCGGTTGGAATTTAA
- a CDS encoding DUF2627 domain-containing protein, with the protein MKLMISRFIAIIILVIPGIAAMIGFLKMKDALFLYMSRHGDDSLTQVHFDWLDFGLGIVLFAAGIGFLGGWIYFRDRKRNYLGPRFKKKTENPS; encoded by the coding sequence ATGAAATTGATGATATCCCGTTTTATTGCCATCATTATTCTTGTTATTCCCGGTATCGCCGCGATGATTGGCTTCCTGAAAATGAAGGACGCCTTATTCCTATACATGTCCAGACACGGCGACGACTCGCTGACCCAAGTGCACTTTGACTGGCTCGATTTCGGACTTGGCATCGTTTTGTTCGCTGCCGGAATCGGATTCCTGGGCGGCTGGATTTACTTCCGTGACCGCAAGCGCAATTATCTCGGACCCCGCTTCAAGAAAAAAACAGAGAATCCTTCATAA
- a CDS encoding SHOCT domain-containing protein has translation MYGILGIISGIVAIMFFIVLLATGGGGNNPILAWAVFIASGVCWWFFHKKQKELDDEKMAQKRSETDDRLKRIPNFKSSQQYTSANGDVTLSIDETTKQISFVVLNSYKDRVYKYKDILKSEILTDGISVTSTNRGSQIGGALLGGFVAGGVGALIGGLSGSTTSQEEVKKIELNVIVNDTTNPIHKIAFLDSELDSYPKDSQEYKDAYNKAYHCHQLIGVLIKQADEEDKQKEISTSSSNSPNNMSVADELRKLVQLRDEGIISIDEFEAQKKKLIG, from the coding sequence ATGTATGGAATTTTAGGAATTATATCGGGAATCGTCGCTATTATGTTCTTTATTGTTCTTCTTGCAACCGGAGGCGGCGGTAATAATCCAATTTTAGCGTGGGCTGTATTTATTGCATCCGGTGTATGCTGGTGGTTTTTCCATAAGAAGCAAAAAGAACTTGATGATGAAAAAATGGCACAGAAGCGATCTGAGACTGATGATAGGCTTAAGCGTATTCCTAACTTTAAATCATCACAGCAATATACCTCTGCAAATGGAGATGTTACACTATCAATAGACGAAACAACTAAGCAAATATCCTTTGTTGTTCTTAATTCATACAAGGATAGAGTTTATAAATATAAAGATATTTTGAAGTCGGAAATTTTAACTGACGGCATTAGCGTTACTTCAACGAACAGGGGAAGTCAAATTGGAGGAGCATTGTTGGGTGGGTTTGTTGCTGGTGGTGTAGGGGCATTGATTGGTGGGCTTTCTGGTTCCACGACAAGTCAGGAGGAAGTGAAGAAGATTGAATTAAATGTAATTGTCAATGACACAACAAATCCCATACATAAGATTGCTTTTTTAGATTCTGAATTAGATTCTTATCCTAAAGATAGTCAGGAATATAAAGATGCTTATAATAAAGCGTATCACTGCCATCAATTAATCGGGGTTCTTATCAAACAAGCCGATGAAGAAGATAAACAAAAAGAGATTTCAACAAGTAGTAGTAATTCTCCAAACAATATGTCTGTTGCTGATGAACTTAGAAAGCTTGTTCAGTTAAGAGATGAGGGAATCATCAGTATTGATGAGTTTGAAGCACAAAAGAAAAAGCTAATAGGGTAA